Proteins found in one Lysinibacillus fusiformis genomic segment:
- a CDS encoding general stress protein, producing the protein MANKQNNRNRNNNENMTVEEAGRKGGEATSKNHGHEFYEENGRKDGEATADNHGEEFYGEIGRKGGEARSKQRSQDSNGNQNRRHNNNN; encoded by the coding sequence ATGGCTAACAAGCAAAACAATCGCAACAGAAACAACAATGAAAACATGACTGTCGAAGAAGCGGGACGTAAAGGCGGCGAGGCTACGTCTAAAAATCATGGACATGAATTTTATGAAGAAAATGGTCGCAAAGATGGAGAAGCTACGGCTGATAACCACGGCGAAGAATTTTATGGCGAGATAGGCCGTAAAGGTGGAGAGGCACGCAGCAAACAGCGTAGTCAGGACTCCAATGGCAACCAAAATCGTCGACATAACAATAATAACTAA
- a CDS encoding integrase, with product MTQHKEKERLQVIQSVVQAVNMTVKIKQDDSGMNMSYNFIGDYVGFDAKRLVEARNELMLPTSLEVYVKTMTLHELGHAVDREALQASLPCTMEIFTMKKQHALKEIYRQEHLLAMLIEEHEMNRQFEQTAWTNAWMLNHTHHLVPEKDFHYIKQHSLATYQKLYDQDLQAYHHLLNQQMVPLV from the coding sequence ATGACACAACATAAAGAAAAAGAACGATTGCAGGTAATTCAATCCGTCGTGCAGGCTGTGAACATGACGGTCAAGATAAAACAAGATGATTCAGGTATGAATATGAGCTATAACTTTATTGGTGATTATGTAGGTTTTGATGCGAAACGACTAGTAGAGGCAAGAAATGAGCTAATGCTCCCAACTTCACTTGAAGTGTATGTCAAAACAATGACCCTACATGAGCTAGGTCATGCTGTGGATCGAGAAGCATTACAGGCATCTCTTCCATGTACAATGGAAATCTTTACGATGAAAAAGCAACATGCCTTAAAAGAAATATATCGTCAGGAACATCTATTAGCCATGCTGATTGAAGAACATGAAATGAATCGGCAATTTGAGCAAACGGCCTGGACGAATGCATGGATGCTGAATCATACACATCATCTCGTTCCTGAAAAGGACTTTCACTATATCAAACAGCATAGCCTAGCGACCTATCAGAAATTATACGACCAAGATTTACAAGCGTATCACCATCTTTTGAACCAACAGATGGTGCCATTAGTTTAG